The following are from one region of the Streptomyces fradiae genome:
- the rpsI gene encoding 30S ribosomal protein S9 yields MAETTPETPVDEFEGVEEYTTETEIVEGDYTSESLASRFGDPQPAAGLGRRKNAIARVRIVPGTGKWKINGRTLDNYFPNKVHQQEVNEPFKVLELDNRYDVIARISGGGVSGQAGALRLGVARALNEADVENNRPALKKAGFLSRDDRAVERKKAGLKKARKAPQYSKR; encoded by the coding sequence GTGGCCGAGACCACCCCCGAGACCCCCGTCGACGAGTTCGAGGGCGTCGAGGAGTACACCACCGAGACCGAGATCGTCGAGGGTGACTACACCTCCGAGTCCCTCGCCTCCCGCTTCGGCGACCCGCAGCCGGCTGCCGGCCTGGGCCGTCGCAAGAACGCCATCGCCCGCGTCCGGATCGTTCCGGGCACCGGCAAGTGGAAGATCAACGGGCGCACGCTCGACAACTACTTCCCGAACAAGGTGCACCAGCAGGAAGTCAACGAGCCCTTCAAGGTGCTCGAGCTTGACAACCGCTACGACGTCATCGCCCGCATCTCGGGTGGCGGCGTCTCCGGCCAGGCCGGCGCCCTGCGCCTCGGCGTGGCCCGCGCCCTGAACGAGGCGGACGTCGAGAACAACCGCCCGGCGCTGAAGAAGGCCGGCTTCCTCTCCCGCGACGACCGTGCGGTCGAGCGCAAGAAGGCCGGTCTCAAGAAGGCCCGTAAGGCCCCGCAGTACAGCAAGCGCTAA
- the rplM gene encoding 50S ribosomal protein L13 — protein MRTYSPKPGDVTRQWHIIDAQDIVLGRLATTAANLLRGKHKPVYAPHMDMGDFVIIINADKVHLSGNKKTQKMAYRHSGYPGGLRSIRYDELLEKSPEKAVEKAIKGMIPKNSLGRQMLSKLKVYAGENHPHAAQQPVPFEITQVAQ, from the coding sequence GTGCGTACGTACAGCCCCAAGCCCGGCGATGTGACTCGCCAGTGGCACATCATCGACGCGCAGGACATCGTCCTGGGCCGCCTGGCGACGACGGCTGCGAACCTCCTGCGAGGCAAGCACAAGCCCGTCTACGCGCCCCACATGGACATGGGCGACTTCGTCATCATCATCAACGCTGACAAGGTCCACCTGTCGGGCAACAAGAAGACCCAGAAGATGGCGTACCGCCACTCCGGCTACCCGGGTGGTCTGCGCTCGATCCGCTACGACGAGCTCCTCGAGAAGAGCCCGGAGAAGGCCGTCGAGAAGGCCATCAAGGGCATGATCCCCAAGAACTCCCTGGGCCGTCAGATGCTCTCGAAGCTGAAGGTCTACGCGGGCGAGAACCACCCGCACGCTGCCCAGCAGCCGGTCCCGTTCGAGATCACCCAGGTCGCGCAGTAG